A single Corallococcus exiguus DNA region contains:
- the treY gene encoding malto-oligosyltrehalose synthase produces the protein MFHDGSEAGERSARVADADGTNTAVEAQAEGLFEQVQRELQSRRGTPLSTYRMQLHQGFTFQQAKALVPYLARLGVSDFYASPYLKATPGSTHGYDCVDHQRLNPEVGTEEEHAALCDTLSEHGLGQVLDVVPNHMGIERDNRLWLDVLENGPSSVYAKFFDMDWRPVKDELADKVLLPILGDQYGIVLERGELKLSYASGAFHLHYYDHRLPVAPRQYATLLKHGLERLEKQLGPESTHLVELLSILTALDHLPLRTEVDAAKVTERHREKEVIKRRLAAVVADSAELAAYVEENLRVFNGTPGNVRSFDLLDSLLQNCSYRLAHWRVAGEEINYRRFFDINGLAAIRVEDADVFQEAHQRIFEWLREGRVTGLRIDHPDGLFDPTAYFLDLQERFFVERARARFDAEKREGDDARWPEVEALLRAKWRRQVMDTPDSPLRKALFVAVEKIQGGRERIPESWAVHGTTGYRFANAVSGLFVHPAAEAHLTETYERFAGGTQDFAELVYQKKLLIMRVSMASEINVLAHELNRISEMNRRTRDFTLNSLRRALVEFIALFPVYRTYVDGWRAELDVRDVQYIEWTLQRAKERNTTTNASIFDFLRDILLGRYPEHVGDEEKAVMLRFAMKLQQVTGPVMAKGLEDTVFYIYNRLVSLNEVGGEPEHFGMRATTFHLRNQERAERWPASMLTSSTHDTKRSEDVRARINVLTELPEDWREKVRAWADLTRPFVSHLPSGPAPSSNDVYLFFQTVVGAWPMGEQVPEGEWKEFHRRVREYMGKAIKEAKVRTSWTNPDGAYDDAVARFVDACFDPSKGQAFLDDMKAFKRRIERAGQHNALGQLLLKLASPGVVDTYQGCELWDLSLVDPDNRRPVDYALRERLLTALDEAAAKDRPALCERLVKDLDDGQVKLFVLAEALRLRQKYADLFRMGGYEALELSGPRSPAAVGFARTHGDSVLIACAPRYTLEALESGGLAQAYDGTFLNLPEAYAGMMFRNVFTGRPVRPQQGPGGVGLALGPLLAEFPVVLLERSTG, from the coding sequence ATGTTCCACGACGGTTCCGAGGCAGGGGAGCGCTCCGCGCGGGTGGCGGACGCGGATGGCACGAACACGGCGGTGGAAGCCCAGGCGGAGGGCCTGTTCGAACAGGTCCAACGCGAGCTGCAATCGCGCCGCGGCACGCCGCTGTCCACCTACCGGATGCAGCTGCATCAGGGCTTCACCTTCCAACAGGCGAAGGCGCTGGTGCCGTACCTGGCCCGGCTGGGCGTGAGCGACTTCTATGCGTCGCCCTACCTCAAGGCCACGCCCGGCAGCACCCACGGCTACGACTGCGTGGACCACCAACGGCTCAACCCGGAGGTGGGCACGGAGGAAGAGCACGCCGCCCTCTGTGACACCCTGAGCGAGCACGGGCTGGGGCAGGTGCTGGACGTGGTGCCCAACCACATGGGCATCGAGCGGGACAACCGGCTGTGGTTGGACGTGCTGGAGAACGGCCCATCGTCCGTCTACGCGAAGTTCTTCGACATGGACTGGCGGCCGGTGAAGGACGAGCTGGCGGACAAGGTGCTGCTGCCCATCCTGGGCGACCAGTACGGCATCGTGCTGGAGCGCGGCGAGCTGAAGCTGTCCTATGCGTCCGGCGCCTTCCATCTGCACTACTACGACCACCGTCTGCCGGTGGCGCCGCGCCAGTACGCGACCCTCCTCAAGCACGGCCTGGAGCGGTTGGAGAAGCAGCTGGGTCCGGAGTCGACGCACCTGGTGGAGCTGCTCTCCATCCTGACGGCCCTGGACCACCTGCCGCTGCGCACGGAGGTGGACGCGGCGAAGGTGACGGAGCGGCACCGCGAGAAGGAGGTCATCAAGCGGCGACTCGCCGCGGTGGTGGCGGACAGCGCGGAGCTGGCGGCGTACGTGGAGGAGAACCTCCGGGTGTTCAACGGCACGCCCGGCAACGTGCGCTCCTTCGACCTCCTGGATTCGCTGCTGCAGAACTGCAGCTACCGGCTGGCGCACTGGCGCGTGGCGGGTGAGGAGATCAACTACCGCCGCTTCTTCGACATCAACGGCCTGGCCGCCATCCGCGTGGAGGACGCGGACGTCTTCCAGGAGGCGCACCAGCGCATCTTCGAGTGGCTGCGCGAGGGGCGCGTCACGGGCCTGAGAATCGACCACCCGGACGGCCTCTTCGACCCCACCGCCTACTTCCTGGACCTGCAGGAGCGCTTCTTCGTGGAGCGCGCGCGGGCGCGCTTCGACGCGGAGAAGAGGGAGGGGGACGACGCGCGGTGGCCGGAGGTGGAGGCGCTCTTGCGCGCGAAGTGGCGGCGCCAGGTGATGGACACGCCGGACAGCCCGCTGCGCAAGGCGCTCTTCGTGGCGGTGGAGAAGATTCAGGGCGGCCGCGAGCGCATCCCGGAGTCGTGGGCGGTGCACGGCACCACCGGCTACCGTTTCGCCAACGCGGTGAGCGGCCTGTTCGTGCACCCGGCCGCGGAGGCGCACCTGACGGAGACGTACGAGCGCTTCGCGGGCGGCACGCAGGACTTCGCGGAGTTGGTGTACCAGAAGAAGCTGCTCATCATGCGCGTGAGCATGGCCAGCGAAATCAACGTGCTGGCGCACGAGCTCAACCGCATCTCGGAGATGAACCGCCGCACGCGCGACTTCACGCTCAACAGCCTGCGGCGCGCGCTGGTGGAGTTCATCGCGCTGTTCCCCGTGTACCGCACCTACGTGGACGGCTGGCGCGCGGAGCTGGACGTGCGCGACGTGCAGTACATCGAGTGGACCCTCCAGCGCGCCAAGGAGCGCAACACCACCACCAACGCCTCCATCTTCGACTTCCTGCGCGACATCCTCCTGGGCCGCTACCCGGAGCACGTGGGGGATGAAGAGAAGGCGGTGATGCTGCGGTTCGCGATGAAGCTCCAGCAGGTGACGGGCCCCGTCATGGCCAAGGGCCTGGAGGACACCGTCTTCTACATCTACAACCGGCTGGTGAGCCTCAACGAGGTGGGCGGCGAGCCGGAGCACTTCGGCATGCGCGCCACCACCTTCCACCTGCGCAACCAGGAGCGCGCGGAGCGCTGGCCGGCGAGCATGCTCACCTCCAGCACCCACGACACCAAGCGCAGCGAGGACGTGCGCGCGCGCATCAACGTCCTCACGGAGCTGCCGGAGGACTGGCGGGAGAAGGTGCGCGCCTGGGCGGACCTCACCCGGCCCTTCGTCAGCCACCTGCCCTCGGGCCCCGCGCCTTCGTCCAACGACGTCTACCTCTTCTTCCAGACGGTGGTGGGTGCGTGGCCCATGGGCGAGCAGGTGCCCGAAGGCGAGTGGAAGGAGTTCCACCGCCGCGTGCGCGAGTACATGGGCAAGGCCATCAAGGAGGCCAAGGTCCGCACGTCGTGGACCAACCCGGACGGCGCCTACGACGACGCGGTGGCGCGCTTCGTGGACGCGTGCTTCGACCCCTCGAAGGGCCAGGCCTTCCTGGATGACATGAAGGCCTTCAAGCGCCGCATCGAGCGCGCGGGCCAGCACAACGCGCTGGGGCAGCTGCTGCTGAAGCTGGCCTCGCCCGGCGTGGTGGACACGTACCAGGGCTGCGAGCTGTGGGACTTGTCGCTGGTGGATCCGGACAACCGCCGGCCGGTGGACTACGCCCTGCGCGAGCGGCTGCTCACGGCGCTGGACGAGGCGGCGGCGAAGGACCGGCCCGCCCTGTGCGAGCGGCTGGTGAAGGACCTGGACGATGGGCAGGTGAAGCTCTTCGTCCTGGCGGAGGCGCTGCGGCTGCGTCAGAAGTACGCGGACCTGTTCCGCATGGGGGGTTACGAGGCGCTGGAGCTGTCCGGGCCGCGCTCGCCCGCGGCGGTCGGCTTCGCGCGCACGCATGGTGACAGCGTGCTGATTGCCTGCGCGCCGCGTTACACGCTGGAGGCGCTGGAGTCCGGCGGGCTGGCGCAGGCGTATGACGGTACGTTCCTGAACCTTCCGGAAGCATATGCGGGCATGATGTTCCGCAATGTCTTCACCGGGCGCCCCGTCCGTCCCCAGCAGGGGCCGGGAGGCGTGGGGCTGGCCCTGGGGCCGCTCCTCGCGGAGTTCCCGGTGGTGCTGCTGGAGAGGAGCACTGGATGA
- a CDS encoding SWIB/MDM2 domain-containing protein, with product MAAKKAAAKKSAPAAAKKAPAAKKAAGRKPNAAFMKEMTPSAELAAIVGSKALPRTAVVSKIWDYIKKNNLQDAKNKRQINADDKLKPIFGGKKNVTMFEMTALVNKHLS from the coding sequence ATGGCCGCCAAGAAAGCCGCTGCGAAGAAGTCTGCCCCTGCTGCCGCGAAGAAGGCTCCTGCCGCGAAGAAGGCCGCGGGCCGTAAGCCCAACGCCGCGTTCATGAAGGAGATGACGCCCTCCGCTGAGCTGGCGGCGATCGTCGGTTCCAAGGCGCTGCCCCGCACCGCGGTGGTCAGCAAGATCTGGGACTACATCAAGAAGAACAACCTCCAGGACGCGAAGAACAAGCGCCAGATCAACGCCGACGACAAGCTCAAGCCCATCTTCGGCGGCAAGAAGAACGTCACCATGTTCGAGATGACCGCGCTGGTGAACAAGCACCTGAGCTGA
- a CDS encoding NAD-dependent epimerase/dehydratase family protein has protein sequence MNALITGAGGFLGTWLARALAARGDRISCLLRPTTDTRELEKALEGHPWTRLVGDVTDPASLASAVKGVDVVFHLAGIRRAALRDEFMRVNAEGTHLICEAMAALPEPRPRLVMCGSLASHGPSTPERPHVEEDAFHPHEWYGESKAEAERIAFSFQDRLPVTVIRPPRILGPGDRENLTFFKLGKKGIRLELAGGPRPLSLVDVEDVVDLLLVLAEKPEALGEAFFCAGPERLTLEEMQDLGAKALGFQTRTWRLSPAVLTALASAADGVTRLTGRKLPLNRKLARQLLAPAWTCSGAKAERLLGFRPRRGLAESITRSGEWYRAQGWL, from the coding sequence ATGAATGCCCTCATCACTGGTGCCGGTGGCTTCCTGGGGACCTGGCTCGCGCGGGCGCTGGCGGCTCGCGGCGACCGGATTTCATGCCTGTTGCGCCCCACCACGGACACCCGCGAGCTGGAAAAGGCCCTGGAGGGCCACCCCTGGACGCGGTTGGTGGGCGACGTGACGGACCCCGCCTCGCTGGCCAGCGCGGTGAAGGGCGTGGACGTCGTCTTCCACCTGGCTGGCATCCGCCGCGCCGCGCTGCGCGACGAGTTCATGCGCGTCAACGCGGAGGGCACCCACCTCATCTGTGAGGCCATGGCCGCCCTGCCAGAGCCCCGTCCCCGGCTGGTGATGTGCGGCTCCCTGGCCTCCCACGGGCCCTCCACCCCGGAGCGCCCCCATGTAGAGGAGGACGCCTTCCATCCGCATGAGTGGTACGGCGAGAGCAAGGCGGAAGCGGAGCGCATCGCGTTCTCCTTCCAGGACCGGCTGCCGGTGACGGTGATCCGCCCGCCGCGCATCCTCGGGCCCGGAGACCGGGAAAACCTGACCTTCTTCAAGCTGGGGAAGAAGGGCATCCGGCTGGAGCTGGCCGGAGGCCCCCGTCCCCTGTCCCTGGTGGACGTGGAGGACGTGGTGGACCTGCTGCTCGTCTTGGCGGAGAAGCCGGAGGCCCTGGGGGAGGCGTTCTTCTGCGCGGGGCCGGAGCGGCTGACCCTGGAGGAGATGCAGGACCTGGGGGCGAAGGCCCTGGGCTTCCAGACGCGCACCTGGAGGCTGTCCCCGGCGGTGCTGACCGCCCTGGCCTCGGCGGCGGACGGGGTGACGCGGCTGACGGGCCGCAAGCTCCCCCTGAACCGGAAGCTGGCGCGGCAGCTGCTGGCCCCGGCCTGGACCTGCTCGGGGGCCAAGGCCGAGCGCCTGCTGGGCTTCCGGCCGCGCCGTGGCCTGGCGGAGTCCATCACTCGCAGTGGTGAATGGTATCGCGCGCAGGGCTGGTTATAG
- a CDS encoding HAD family hydrolase: MPAKAAFFDVDGTLVRTNIVHVYAYYAMNRGSLRGIAGRTLGTALGLPVFGILDAVNRKAFNEFFYRYYSGLSEDRLVTIAEDMFEDVLKPALYEQTQDLIDEARRAGCRIVLVTGALDFTMRPLARHLGCDDVIANKMQFVGGKATGKVIPPIIEGANKANAIRAYCEREGLALNQCHGYSDSASDYAMLAVVGRPTAVNPDLRLRSLARAYNWPILDLK, encoded by the coding sequence GTGCCCGCCAAAGCAGCCTTCTTCGACGTCGACGGGACGCTGGTCCGGACGAACATCGTCCACGTCTATGCCTATTACGCCATGAACCGGGGCTCGCTCCGGGGCATCGCGGGCCGCACCCTGGGCACCGCCCTGGGGCTCCCGGTGTTCGGCATCCTGGATGCCGTCAACCGCAAGGCCTTCAACGAGTTCTTCTACCGGTACTACTCGGGCCTTAGCGAGGACCGGCTCGTCACCATCGCGGAGGACATGTTCGAGGACGTCCTCAAGCCCGCGCTGTACGAGCAGACGCAGGACCTCATCGACGAGGCGCGTCGTGCCGGTTGCCGCATCGTGTTGGTCACCGGAGCGCTGGACTTCACCATGCGCCCGCTGGCCCGGCACCTGGGCTGCGATGACGTCATCGCCAACAAGATGCAGTTCGTGGGCGGCAAGGCCACCGGCAAGGTGATTCCGCCCATCATCGAAGGCGCCAACAAGGCCAACGCCATCCGCGCCTATTGCGAGCGCGAAGGCCTGGCCCTCAACCAGTGCCATGGCTACTCGGACAGCGCCTCCGACTACGCCATGCTCGCCGTGGTGGGACGGCCCACCGCGGTGAACCCGGACCTGCGGCTGCGCTCGCTCGCGCGCGCGTACAACTGGCCCATCCTGGACCTGAAGTAA